One Hemitrygon akajei chromosome 21, sHemAka1.3, whole genome shotgun sequence genomic region harbors:
- the tpm1 gene encoding tropomyosin alpha-1 chain isoform X9: MEAIKKKMQMLKLDKENALDRAEQAEADKKAAEDRSKQLEDELVSLQKKLKQTEDELDKYSEALKDAQEKLELAEKKATDAEADVASLNRRIQLVEEELDRAQERLATALQKLEEAEKAADESERGMKVIENRALKDEEKMELQEIQLKEAKHIAEEADRKYEEVARKLVIIESDLERTEERAELSESKSAELEEELKTVTNNLKSLEAQAEKYSQKEDKYEEEIKVLSDKLKEAETRAEFAERTVAKLEKSIDDLEDRLYHQLEQNRLLANELKLALNDLSD, encoded by the exons ATGGAGGCCATTAAGAAAAAGATGCAGATGTTGAAGCTGGACAAGGAGAATGCCTTGGACCGCGCCGAGCAAGCAGAGGCAGACAAGAAGGCAGCCGAGGACAGAAGCAAGCAG CTGGAGGATGAGCTGGTGTCGCTGCAGAAGAAGCTGAAGCAGACTGAGGACGAGCTCGACAAGTACTCGGAAGCTCTGAAAGATGCTCAGGAGAAGCTGGAGCTGGCTGAGAAGAAAGCCACCGAT GCTGAAGCCGATGTCGCCTCTCTGAACAGACGCATCCAGCTGGTTGAGGAGGAGCTGGACAGGGCCCAGGAACGTCTGGCTACAGCTTTGCAGAAACTGGAGGAAGCTGAGAAGGCTGCAGATGAGAGTGAAAG AGGGATGAAGGTTATTGAGAACAGAGCCCTGAAAGATGAGGAAAAGATGGAACTGCAGGAGATCCAGCTTAAGGAGGCTAAACATATTGCAGAGGAGGCTGACCGCAAATATGAAGAG GTTGCCCGTAAACTGGTCATTATTGAGAGTGACTTGGAGCGGACTGAGGAGCGAGCTGAGCTCTCTGAATC TAAATCTGCTGAGCTTGAAGAAGAGTTGAAAACTGTGACCAACAACCTTAAGTCACTGGAGGCTCAGGCTGAGAAG TACTCACAAAAGGAAGACAAGTATGAGGAGGAAATAAAGGTCCTAAGTGACAAACTGAAAGAG gctgaaacccgtGCTGAATTTGCAGAGAGGACTGTTGCCAAGTTGGAAAAATCCATCGATGACTTGGAAG
- the tpm1 gene encoding tropomyosin alpha-1 chain isoform X3 → MEAIKKKMQMLKLDKENALDRAEQAEADKKAAEDRSKQLEDELVSLQKKLKQTEDELDKYSEALKDAQEKLELAEKKATDAEADVASLNRRIQLVEEELDRAQERLATALQKLEEAEKAADESERGMKVIENRALKDEEKMELQEIQLKEAKHIAEEADRKYEEVARKLVIIESDLERTEERAELSESKSAELEEELKTVTNNLKSLEAQAEKYSQKEDKYEEEIKVLSDKLKEAETRAEFAERTVAKLEKSIDDLEEKLAQAKEENLNMHQMLDQTLQELNNL, encoded by the exons ATGGAGGCCATTAAGAAAAAGATGCAGATGTTGAAGCTGGACAAGGAGAATGCCTTGGACCGCGCCGAGCAAGCAGAGGCAGACAAGAAGGCAGCCGAGGACAGAAGCAAGCAG CTGGAGGATGAGCTGGTGTCGCTGCAGAAGAAGCTGAAGCAGACTGAGGACGAGCTCGACAAGTACTCGGAAGCTCTGAAAGATGCTCAGGAGAAGCTGGAGCTGGCTGAGAAGAAAGCCACCGAT GCTGAAGCCGATGTCGCCTCTCTGAACAGACGCATCCAGCTGGTTGAGGAGGAGCTGGACAGGGCCCAGGAACGTCTGGCTACAGCTTTGCAGAAACTGGAGGAAGCTGAGAAGGCTGCAGATGAGAGTGAAAG AGGGATGAAGGTTATTGAGAACAGAGCCCTGAAAGATGAGGAAAAGATGGAACTGCAGGAGATCCAGCTTAAGGAGGCTAAACATATTGCAGAGGAGGCTGACCGCAAATATGAAGAG GTTGCCCGTAAACTGGTCATTATTGAGAGTGACTTGGAGCGGACTGAGGAGCGAGCTGAGCTCTCTGAATC TAAATCTGCTGAGCTTGAAGAAGAGTTGAAAACTGTGACCAACAACCTTAAGTCACTGGAGGCTCAGGCTGAGAAG TACTCACAAAAGGAAGACAAGTATGAGGAGGAAATAAAGGTCCTAAGTGACAAACTGAAAGAG gctgaaacccgtGCTGAATTTGCAGAGAGGACTGTTGCCAAGTTGGAAAAATCCATCGATGACTTGGAAG